The proteins below come from a single Mesobacillus jeotgali genomic window:
- the ltrA gene encoding group II intron reverse transcriptase/maturase translates to METKLLRIAELAKSEPKMKFTSLAHLLNEQSLTQCHHELPNKKATGINGTTKEQYSDSLEENIEDLVSRLKSKSYRPVPVRRMYIPKLNSNKMRPLGIPEHEDKIVQKGITKILNAIYENDFLDCSFGFRPNRNCHDALKILNQYIEKRAVSYVVDVDIKGFFDNVDHKWMMEFLKLRITDPNLLRIISRFLKGGYMEEGKKYKTDNGTPQGGVISPILANVYLHYVLDLWFEKVVRKQCKGQAYIVRYADDFVCCFQNKSEAQQFFHSLKARLKKFNLEIAEDKTKIIPFGRFAEKNAKRDETGKPDTFDFLGFTHYCGISKHGKFRVKRKTSRRKVQGKLKDTKEWLKNNRNKDIHMIMDRFKRSLTGYYNYYCITDNTQTVNNFKAKIEYLLFKWLNRRSQRKSFTWDKFRLFLNKYPLPSPRIKVNIYDLRKEISYIL, encoded by the coding sequence ATGGAAACAAAACTACTAAGGATAGCAGAATTAGCAAAATCTGAACCTAAAATGAAGTTTACCTCTCTTGCACATTTATTGAATGAGCAATCTTTAACTCAGTGTCATCATGAATTGCCTAATAAAAAGGCAACTGGTATCAACGGTACGACAAAAGAACAATACAGTGACAGCTTGGAAGAAAACATAGAGGATTTAGTTAGTAGGCTTAAAAGCAAAAGTTACCGTCCTGTTCCAGTAAGACGGATGTATATCCCAAAGCTCAACTCAAACAAGATGAGACCTTTGGGAATACCGGAACATGAAGATAAAATTGTTCAAAAGGGCATTACGAAAATACTAAATGCCATCTATGAAAATGACTTTCTAGACTGCTCATTTGGATTCCGTCCAAATAGAAACTGCCACGATGCGCTGAAAATACTGAATCAATATATTGAGAAGAGAGCAGTAAGTTATGTAGTCGATGTAGATATTAAAGGGTTCTTTGATAACGTTGACCACAAATGGATGATGGAATTCTTGAAACTCCGAATCACAGACCCTAACCTACTGAGAATAATCAGCAGGTTTCTTAAAGGTGGATACATGGAGGAAGGTAAGAAATACAAGACAGATAATGGTACACCGCAAGGTGGAGTGATATCTCCGATATTAGCCAATGTCTATCTCCATTACGTTCTTGATCTATGGTTTGAAAAAGTGGTTAGGAAACAATGTAAAGGCCAGGCATATATAGTAAGATACGCAGATGATTTTGTTTGTTGTTTTCAGAATAAAAGTGAAGCCCAGCAATTCTTCCATTCTTTAAAAGCGAGGTTAAAGAAATTTAACCTGGAAATAGCCGAGGATAAAACTAAAATAATTCCCTTCGGACGGTTTGCGGAAAAGAATGCAAAACGTGACGAGACTGGCAAACCAGATACCTTTGATTTCCTCGGATTCACACACTATTGTGGGATAAGTAAACACGGAAAGTTCCGAGTAAAGCGGAAAACCAGCAGGAGGAAAGTCCAAGGTAAACTAAAAGATACCAAAGAATGGCTGAAGAATAATAGGAATAAAGATATCCATATGATTATGGATAGATTTAAACGCTCACTAACAGGTTATTACAACTATTATTGCATCACAGATAATACCCAAACTGTTAACAACTTTAAAGCGAAAATTGAGTACTTACTGTTTAAATGGCTAAACAGAAGAAGCCAAAGGAAATCCTTTACCTGGGATAAATTCAGACTCTTTCTTAATAAATATCCACTACCTTCACCAAGAATCAAAGTGAATATTTACGATTTAAGAAAAGAGATTAGCTACATTTTGTAA
- a CDS encoding tyrosine-type recombinase/integrase: MLLSTAWKSYEADKRIEGFSPYTLKAYGIQAKLLIGYFNDQNIDSFDTEGLKKYLVTQGKDLKPSSMAHRIRFMKSLFRWCHEEGHIPLNPAAKIKEPKAGKRIPKFLSEREIELLREACISPMEKALFEIMFSTGCRIGEIAALDRNCINWSNRSAIVRGKGDKEREVYFNIRTELWLKRYLDNRHDKDPAIFVTERKPHRMSIAQMRYYIKKISARAGINKEIHPHQLRHSYATHLLNNGAPVEVIQSLLGHEKSETTRIYAQLSGRLRQEFYQKYF, encoded by the coding sequence TTGTTATTATCAACTGCGTGGAAATCCTATGAAGCTGATAAACGTATAGAAGGCTTTTCACCTTATACTTTAAAAGCATATGGAATCCAAGCAAAGCTACTCATTGGTTATTTTAATGATCAGAATATCGATAGTTTCGACACAGAAGGATTAAAGAAATATCTTGTTACTCAAGGTAAGGACTTAAAACCCTCTAGTATGGCTCACAGGATTCGATTCATGAAGTCATTGTTTCGCTGGTGTCACGAGGAAGGGCATATTCCCCTTAATCCAGCAGCAAAGATCAAAGAACCGAAAGCCGGCAAGAGAATCCCAAAATTTTTATCAGAAAGGGAAATTGAACTTTTGCGTGAAGCCTGTATCAGTCCAATGGAGAAGGCATTATTTGAAATAATGTTCTCGACTGGCTGCAGGATTGGAGAAATCGCGGCACTTGATCGCAACTGCATTAATTGGTCTAACCGCTCTGCCATTGTCAGAGGAAAGGGTGATAAAGAACGCGAGGTCTATTTTAATATCCGAACCGAACTCTGGCTGAAGCGATATTTAGATAATCGCCACGATAAGGATCCAGCCATTTTTGTAACGGAGAGAAAGCCCCACAGAATGAGTATTGCACAGATGAGGTATTACATAAAGAAAATCTCAGCTCGTGCAGGCATCAATAAAGAAATCCATCCTCACCAACTAAGACACAGCTATGCCACCCACTTATTAAACAATGGAGCACCAGTAGAAGTCATTCAAAGCCTTTTGGGTCACGAGAAAAGCGAAACCACTCGAATATATGCCCAATTAAGCGGAAGGCTGAGACAGGAGTTTTATCAGAAATATTTCTAA